The region CACAAATGCTCCTGCTATGCTTTTATCTTACGCAAGACCGATTATATCTTTAATAACGTCTCAAAGTGGGATGCCAGCATTTTATATCCCATTTATAAATTTTACATCAGATAAAGAAAAGACACCTTAATTGGTGTCTTTTTATGGTAAGCGCTCAATAAAATAATGGCTATCTTTTTGTAAAGCATCCAGCTATAGTTAAAGCAAACTGTTCCAACTTCAACTTTTTGATTTGATCCGGCATCTCTGCTGTATCATTTCTGACCAGGGCATCAGCTCTTCTATACCTTCGGGCTCATCTTTGTAGTCCGGCATATAGAGCAGTACGGTCTCCAGCCGCTTCGTTTTCCGGGTCTCCGCATCAAGGTCCGCATACTCTTTTTCCAGTTCGAATAACTGGCTGCAGTAATCAAAGCCAATCTCTGCAGGAGTCTTATCCGGGGTCTTCTTCGATTCCCCAGGAAGTGCGTCATGCCAGTACTGGATAACTCTATGACCGACAGCAAACTTGAAGGGCTTCTATTCCCCAAAGAAGACAAAATATCATCTTCCAAACGGATGCCCGATTTTGCTTACATCCGCAAAGAACTTCTGCGGAACGGTGTGAGCAAAAAGCTATTGTGGACGGAATACATGGAGGACTGCCGTGCTAACGGCGAAGAACCACTCATGTATTCGCAATTCTGCTATCACATCCAGCAGGATGAGCAGAAAAGGCGTGCAACCATGCATATCAACCGGAAACCCGGTGAACAGGTTGAAGTTGACTGGGCAGGAGATCCTGCCACCGTCATTGATCCGGATACGGGCGGGATACTGAAAGCCTATATCTTTGTCGGAGTCATGACGTACAGCCAGTATGCATACGTCGAAGCGTTCCTTGACATGAAGCAGAAATCATGGATCAATGCCCATGTCCATATGTACGAATACTTCGGCGGCGTTGCCAAAATCTTAGTGCCGGATAACTGCAAGACTGCCGTTATCCACAATGGCGGATGGAAAGGCCAGCAGATCAACGAAACGTATCAGGAAATGGCAGAGCATTATGGGACTGCGATTTTTCCCGCACGTGTCAGAGCTCCCAAGGACAAGCCGAATGCGGAAGGAACCGTAGGTATGATATCTACATGGATCACTGCAGCACTTCGGGATGAACAGTTCTTCTCCCTCGCTGAATTGAACCGTGCTATCAGTGATAAGCTTACACTGTCTAACCGGAAGCTCTTTCAAAAGAAAGAGGGCAGCCGGCTCAGCTTGTTTCTTGAGGAAGAAAGACCATTGTTGTCGCCATTGCCCGCTACCCGCTTTGAACTGGCAGACTGGAAACAGGCTACCGTCCAGTTCAATTATCGTAAGTAGGTAATAATCAGTATCTGCAAATTTCCATCCACATTTGATAAGATAAGTTCAAATGATGGAGGTGATACCAATAAATACGAATGACAATGTAACCTCAAAGGCTGACCTTTGGGCAGACCGGTTCCATGCTTTTCAGGAAAGCGGTTTATCCCGCAAAGAATGGTGTCAGCAGAATGGAATCCCACAGTCTACACTGGGTTACTGGATCCGAAAGCTCCAGTCAGAAGCAGCTGAGACAGAAAGTGCTTCTGATCCGGTGTTTGCAAAGCTCCCTTCGGAACATGAACTCCATTTCAGTACAGCAGGTACAGGAAAACCTCCTGTGATGCTCTGTCTCCCGGAAAATATCCGGATTGAAGTTGCTGCGGACTGTCCAGCCAGACTGTTGACTGCCCTGCTTCAGGCCTTAAAGAACTATGCTTGATTTTTACGGAAGTACTACAGTCTATCTGGCATGTGGCTGCACGGACCTCCGGAAGAGCTACACTGGTTTAGCGGCCATCATCAAACTGAAATTCCATCTCGATCCGTACTCCCGCTGTATGTTCGCGTTCTGCAATCGCAGGCGCACATTGCTCAAGATCCTTCAGTGGGACGGGTCAGGGTTTTGGATCCTGATGAAACGGCTGGACCGCGATTCCTTCCATTGGCCTGACACACCGGATGAACTGCAGAAAGTTACGCTGAAAGAGATCCATTGGCTGTGCGATGGTTTATCCCTGAACCCCAGCGGCGCATTTGAAGAACGTCACCCGAAGATCGTCATATGAGCCCGGATCCTGTCAATTCGCAAAAAGCCGAAAATCACTTTGTTTTGGGCGGATTTTCCTCCGTCCCGGAATGCAGTTTCCTATAGGAACGGAATGCTTTTTCTGGTATACTTTCTGGCAGAGATTTCAGAAAGTTGAGGCTGTGTTATGGATCCGCTTTTTACAGAGGAACAACTGAACAAGAAAGTGCCTTCGGCACCTCAACTCCCCTAGCCCCTCATTCATGAGGGGAATTAGGGCTTGTTTTTTGCGTCATTTTATTCCATAATAATCTCATGAATGTGATTCAGAAGATGCTCAGAGACTATTACGAAATCATTGAATACGATATAAAACCCAGACCTGTCGTCATGGAAAACATTGATAAGGTCATTAACTGCGGGGATCCTTCTTATGGTGGCGCCATGTATGGCTGTCCCCATTGCGGTAACCTCAAGTTCGTTCCTTTCCGCTGCCACTCCAAGTTTTGCCCCTCCTGCGGCGCTAAGTATTCCAATGACAGGTCTACCGCTATGTCTTTTAAATTAATACAGTGTACCCATCGCCATCTCGTCTTCACCATTGACGAATCCCTCCGCCGCTTTTTCCTCGAAGACCGCACTCTGCTTAACTGCCTTTTCGAGGCTGTTTCTGATGTCATCAAAGAATATTTTTTCTCCCTGAACAAATCCAAAAACTTTGTCCCTGGGTTTATCTGTGTCCTTCATACCTTCGGTCGCCCTCTCGGTTGGAATCCACACATCCACTGTCTCCTTACCGAAGGCGGGTTTTCTGATGATGGTGTCTGGCGCAAGGTCACATATTTCAATTATTCCTACCTCCGTAAATCCTTTCAGACTGTTTTGTTAAATAAACTGGAAAAACGCATCGGTCCCTCTTTTAAAAAGATGAAAGCCGCCGTTTACCATAGGGACAGAAATGGATTCTACGTTTATGCCAAGCCCAATCTTTGCGACCCAAAATCCATTATTAAATATGTCAGCCGTTATCTTGGCCGCCCTGTCATTGCTCTTTCCAGGATTGATTCCTACGATGGGGAGATGGTGACTTTCCATTACAATAAGCATGAAGACAACTCTTTTGTAAAAAAGACTCTTCCCGCCATTGATTTCATTAAGCTGCTCATTCTGCATATACCTGAAAAAAACTTCAAGATGACCCGGTACTATGGGCTTTATGCCAGACACCGGGAGATTGACAATCAGCTCCATAAAGCAGTCCCAAAATCCAAACACAGGATTCTCCTCGATTTCAACACCTGGCGTAAGCTTTTCCTTCTTACCATGGGGTACGACCCCCTGCAATGCCCAAACTGCAGACATGAAATGGTCTTTCTAGAGCTGTACCATAAACATGAACGGGTTCCTCTGGATGAATTATACAAAAGGACAAGGATAAGGCATGGCCTTTATCCCCGGTCCCGCTCTGCTTGACTTTCTCTCCCATCTGCTTCATACTACATTTATTACAGATGGGAGGCAGTTGCAAATGAATCAAAGATATGTGGATGAACTCAGACAAAAATACATCAAAAATCCTCCAGAAGGAATGACACCCAAACTGGTCAGAAATATGACCGATTCTGATTTATTGGATATGCATTACTTTTTAACTGAAGATGACGACCTCGACGATGATGGATGGGAAGAAGGGTTCTATATCGACCTGTTCTAAATCACCGTCTGTTTTCTATACCCTCCTTTGGCAGAATCATTAGTTTACATAACTTTATTTCAGCAAGGACTTTCCTATAATACAAGATGAGCAGGGAGGATATCATCTCCCTGATGAAAACCATGCGGGAGCATTATCAGAAACAGGAAACAAAGATCCAGATCCTCGAAGAAAAAACAAAGGAACTGGAATTCCTGAACGCGATGCTTTCTGACCGTCTGACTCTTGCGCAGCGGAAACAGTTTGGCCCATCCAGCGAAAAATATGCGGATGGCTATACGCAGCTGAACCTTTTTAACGAGGCAGAGCAGGAAGCAGAGCCTGATGCGCCGGAGCCGGAAATGGAGGAGATCCATCCGTCTTCCTATAAAAGAAAGAAACGTTCCGGCAAAAAGGAGGAAGATCTTTCCGCCTTTGAGACAACGGAAGTAATTGAGTATAAGCTGACCGGCGCGGACCGAAACTGTCCGGACTGCAATACCAAATATAAAGTCGTGACAAAAGAGACGGTGAAGCGCCTGAAGTTTGTGCCTGCACGGTTTGAAGTGGTGGAGGAGGTCACCTATGTTTACAGCTGCCCAAAATGCGGGGCGATGAAACGTCCGGAAAAGGCGCCTTCCCTTCTCAAAGGCACTGTGGCAACACCATCCCTGGTGGCAGGCATCATGAACGCAAAGTATGTGGGCGGCATGCCCCTTGCGCGTCAGGAACGGGAATTCGCCCGTTACGACCTGAACCTTTCCACAAAGACCATGGCGAATTGGATCATCCAGTGTGCGGACCGGTATCTGCAGCCGCTTTATGAACTGATGAAGGAAGAATTCCTCCGGAGCCGGTACGCTCATGGGGATGAAACCCGTGTACAGGTAATCGATGAGCCGGAACAGAAAGGTTCCACCCAGAACTGGATGTGGGTCTATCTCACTGATGAATACAGCGGCGCACCCCGGATGGTCCTCTTCCAATACGAAAGAACCCGGGCGGGATATCATCCGGTGGAATTCCTTGGGGATCAGTACCAGGGATATTTCACCTGCGATGGATACCAGGCATACCACAGCCTTCCGGAAAGGATCACCGTGACAGGATGCATGGCCCATGCGAGGCGCAGATTTGATGAATCCCTGACCGTTTTGAAAAAGGACTTTACCAAAGAGCAGCTGAAGGAAACAACCGCATATCAGGCAATGGCACGGATCGGGATGTTCTATAAGATCGAAGAGATGATCCGTGACAAGTCACCGGAAGAAAGGTATGAAGAGCGTCAAAAGCAGGCAAAGCCGCTTTTAGAGGCTTTTTTCGAGTGGCTTCATACCCTGGAGGATGCTGTGGACAGATCTTCTAAGATCGGAGAGGCGGTCCTGTATACGCTGAACCAGGAAACCTATCTGAAAAGGTATCTGGAAGATGGCCATCTGAGTATTGACAATCTAGCTGCAGAGCGGGCACTGAAAAATTTTGCCATAGGGAGACGCAACTGGCTGTTTGCCAAAAGCATCCGCGGGGCACAGGCCAGTGCGACTGTGTACAGCATCACAGAAACTGCGCTTCTGAATGGACTGAAGCCATACAACTATCTCACATATGTGATGGAAAAGATGAAAGAACTCGGTGCGTTTCCGGCAAAGGAAGAAATGCTGGAGCTTCTCCCATGGTCCTCCAATCTGCCTGATGATTGCCGTAGCAAACTTAAAAAGTAAAAAACAGATCTTCCCCCGGTAAGTGCTGGGGGATTTCTTATTTTGTCAAGATACGGATTATTACTTACTTACCAATTATCACATAAGTATAGAAAAAATGCTATACTCTGTGCCGTATGGATACATCAAAAAAACGGTTGATGTACGGGTAACGGAACATACGATTGAAATATTCTACAACCATAAACGCATTGTTTCCCACCGCCGCCTTACGGGGCGTCCCGGGCTATCATGGATATCAGTTACACATCCGGGCGCAAGTTGAACAAGGAGCTCATACGCCGTCTTGCCACCTGCGAATATATCACTGAACACCGGAACCTGTTCATCACCGGTGCAACAGGCTGCGGCAAGACCTACATGGCTTGTGCGTTCGGCATGGAGGCCTGTAAGCAGTACTTCAATACCCGATACGTCCGTCTCCCCGATCTGCTCATCGACTTGGAGCTAGCTCGGACTGACCGCACTTATAAGAAGGTAATGGCAAAATATGCCAACCATTGGTATTGATCCTTGATGAGTGGCTCCTGCTGAAGCCGACGGAGGCAGAACAACGTGATATCTTCGAACTCCTGCACAGGAGGCGGAAGAAATCATCCACCATCTTCTGCTCCCAGTATGAGCGTTCCGAGTGGTATGACCAGCTTGGTAGGGATGCAAGCCCTCTTGCCGATGCCATCATAGACCGTATTGCTCACGACAGCTATGTTATCAACATCACCAGCATCGATCCTGAAAAAGACAGATCAATGCGTGAGGTGTATGGATTAGATAAGAACCTACGCGAGTAAACTCGCAAGAGATGATTTCCGTCTTCCGGTTATCTGATTTCCAGATTTCCGGAAGCGCGACTTCATCGCGCATGAATAATCAACTGTTACTGGCCTCTGCCTCACGAATACTTTGGAGAACAGCCAGCTGCGTCTTCCTATAGCAAAATATTTAATGCTGCGCTCGGCGGCCGTATTAAATTGTTTCCAGGGCTTTCTTGACTGCCTTTCGTATATCCTCTCCTGCCGTACGTATTCCTTGTCCAATATCAATTCTGAGAATGCCGCTTAAATCTGAAGGTATATCCAGATTCCCCTTACTCAGCAATATGACCCGGCCGCTTTTCCTGCCCATTTTACCTATAAAATATCCCAGCTCGAAAATTACATTCTGTCTGGCCCGAGCCTGATTCTCATGGTTAAAATCATCCGGCGTCAACAATACGAATACAATATCAGCCTGGTCTGCCTGTTCTTCAAACTTTTCAATAATCGTCCTGCCGCAATCCGGGAGTTCAGCCAGAATGACCGGGGCTGGAAAGCCCAATGTATTCTGCAGATAATCTTTAAGCTCTATACGAGCCAACGTATCATGTCCATGGACAATAAATATGTTTGCATCACGTTCATATTCCTGCGTCTGTGTCGGTTTTGAACGAAAATTACCATTGTTCCGATTTCCCGTCAACTCTGCCATCCTTGTCGCTCCTTCCGTGTCTCCGGCAACATTAACACCTTTGTCGCCACTTATCTGGCTGATGATTTTAATGTTCAATGTACCACCTCCCATCAAGGCATGTCCGCCAAATTCATTCCGCCGTCTCCACTTTTCTGCCATATCATTTTTATATCCCGGACATTACCCAGTATACTTCCCAGCCCAAATGTTAAAACAGACGGCGTAACGACCCGTACTACTTTTAACACAGTATCTTTTAGTCCCAAGAGAAAACTGCGGGAAATCTCTTCATACTTCAGTTCCATCTCAGATAGCTGTGACTTAAGCTGCTCTATGGTTCTGTCACTGACAAATGCCCTGAACACGTATAATTTGTTAATTGCTTCTTTTCCATATGTATCACTGTCCTTCACCAGTGAGTATATCCTGTCAATCACATTTCGACACTTATCATATTGCTGTGCCTGCATCATGGCCGTCACAGCGTGAAACAGAACCTCAACCAAAAGCGTTTCTTCGTTTGCCCATTCCAAATCATGATATGCCTGCTCAAAAAATGCCACTGCATGCTCCGGATGCTCCATAAGGACCCAGCTGATTCCCATCAGCCTATGAGCAGCATATTTTAAGTAGGGATCGCTAAAAGTGGGTTTATCCACGATATTGCATGCCAGCTGAGAATCATACGTCATGCTCTGGTATTGACCATTCATCATATTCACCGCGCCATAACACAAGGTAGCCCGTACACAATCTGCTTCGCATCCGTCTATGATAGAGCCCCAGTAGGACACCTTCCTGAAACAGTCCATGGATTCCTGATAGTTCTTTTCAACCAGATTATTAACAGCCTCAACCAATAATGCCCGTACACCCTTCTTACTCGGATCCTGAATCTGAACAGCTTTTATCATATCCACAACCATATCGAAAAGTATATCTTTTCTTATATCCCCGGTGACTGTCTGCAGGGCAACCGTAACCAAAAACTGATTGGGAGCCAGCCTTTCATCATCTGCATATCCAACCAGTGGAAGAATCATCCCCTGGCTGGCCATATCGCTGCGCCGTTTTTCAATTACCTCTGGTAACCGGGCCCCAGTCTTCGGTGCAGCTGTTCCCAACAGTTTGTCCAAAATATCACGGTTATCCTCTGCCGTGAATGCCCCCCTTACATTCGTTCCCATCAATATCTGAACTGGTGCGTCTAAAATGGTTCCCATTATCTACTCTCCTCCCCTATTCGTATCTTATCCCTTATAAAAAAAGTAAATCTTAGTTACATAATACACAATATATGGATAAGCTTCCGAAAAACGTTGAAATCAAACCGTTTTGTGATGAAAATAGATACGCAGAAAAAGCGCTGCTGCAGA is a window of Enterocloster clostridioformis DNA encoding:
- the tnpA gene encoding IS66 family insertion sequence element accessory protein TnpA; its protein translation is MMEVIPINTNDNVTSKADLWADRFHAFQESGLSRKEWCQQNGIPQSTLGYWIRKLQSEAAETESASDPVFAKLPSEHELHFSTAGTGKPPVMLCLPENIRIEVAADCPARLLTALLQALKNYA
- the tnpB gene encoding IS66 family insertion sequence element accessory protein TnpB (TnpB, as the term is used for proteins encoded by IS66 family insertion elements, is considered an accessory protein, since TnpC, encoded by a neighboring gene, is a DDE family transposase.) codes for the protein MLDFYGSTTVYLACGCTDLRKSYTGLAAIIKLKFHLDPYSRCMFAFCNRRRTLLKILQWDGSGFWILMKRLDRDSFHWPDTPDELQKVTLKEIHWLCDGLSLNPSGAFEERHPKIVI
- the tnpC gene encoding IS66 family transposase, translated to MSREDIISLMKTMREHYQKQETKIQILEEKTKELEFLNAMLSDRLTLAQRKQFGPSSEKYADGYTQLNLFNEAEQEAEPDAPEPEMEEIHPSSYKRKKRSGKKEEDLSAFETTEVIEYKLTGADRNCPDCNTKYKVVTKETVKRLKFVPARFEVVEEVTYVYSCPKCGAMKRPEKAPSLLKGTVATPSLVAGIMNAKYVGGMPLARQEREFARYDLNLSTKTMANWIIQCADRYLQPLYELMKEEFLRSRYAHGDETRVQVIDEPEQKGSTQNWMWVYLTDEYSGAPRMVLFQYERTRAGYHPVEFLGDQYQGYFTCDGYQAYHSLPERITVTGCMAHARRRFDESLTVLKKDFTKEQLKETTAYQAMARIGMFYKIEEMIRDKSPEERYEERQKQAKPLLEAFFEWLHTLEDAVDRSSKIGEAVLYTLNQETYLKRYLEDGHLSIDNLAAERALKNFAIGRRNWLFAKSIRGAQASATVYSITETALLNGLKPYNYLTYVMEKMKELGAFPAKEEMLELLPWSSNLPDDCRSKLKK
- a CDS encoding nucleotide-binding protein; translation: MNIKIISQISGDKGVNVAGDTEGATRMAELTGNRNNGNFRSKPTQTQEYERDANIFIVHGHDTLARIELKDYLQNTLGFPAPVILAELPDCGRTIIEKFEEQADQADIVFVLLTPDDFNHENQARARQNVIFELGYFIGKMGRKSGRVILLSKGNLDIPSDLSGILRIDIGQGIRTAGEDIRKAVKKALETI